A part of Dasypus novemcinctus isolate mDasNov1 chromosome 7, mDasNov1.1.hap2, whole genome shotgun sequence genomic DNA contains:
- the LOC101417549 gene encoding iron-sulfur cluster assembly 1 homolog, mitochondrial-like: MSMDRGDVTKLQPWAPNAKTAKMSISLVQATVPAVRKSKLQPTQPAFTLTPSAVNKIKQHLKEKPEDIARRQKETDEEVVQGGVRVFTEKKAQLTLLGTRVDYVEDKLSREFVLNNPNIKGACGCGESFTI; this comes from the exons ATGTCCATGGACAGAGGTGATGTGACCAAGCTCCAGCCATGGGCACCGAATGCCAAGACGGCCAAGATGTCGATTTCCTTAGTCCAGGCCACTGTTCCAGCTGTGCGCAAGAGCAAGCTGCAGCCCACCCAGCCTGCCTTCACCCTGACACCTTCAGCAGTAAACAAGATAAAACAGCATCTTAAAGAGAAGCCTGAAGAT ATTGCACGAAGACAAAAGGAGACTGATGAAGAAGTTGTTCAAGGTGGAGTCAGAGTGTTCACTGAAAAGAAAGCACAGCTAACACTTTTAGGAACAAGAGTGGATTATGTAGAAGACAAATTATCCAGGGAGTTTGTACTCAATAACCCAAACATCAAAGGAGCTTGTGGCTGTGGAGAAAGCTTTACTATTTGA